GATGAATTTATTGGTACTAAAAATTTCAACTAAAACAATTAACCCTAAATAATCTATTAACATAGTAGCGCCTCTTGCGACAAGGAATCTGCCAAACTCTTTGACTAATTCAGACATATTGGCGCATTTACTACAAAATACAAAATTTTTATTACAGATAT
This genomic interval from Anaerotignum faecicola contains the following:
- a CDS encoding GtrA family protein, whose protein sequence is ICNKNFVFCSKCANMSELVKEFGRFLVARGATMLIDYLGLIVLVEIFSTNKFITKCFITIFVIVINYFTGKKHVFKGHELQGEQSE